The Amaranthus tricolor cultivar Red isolate AtriRed21 chromosome 2, ASM2621246v1, whole genome shotgun sequence genome contains the following window.
aagtcgctgttagtaacaacgactttaaggttaactagTTCAACttcttaatctcgtaggttggaatgagaaagtaactgagaactaaaaacttaaaacgcactaagtcgctgttactaacagcgacttaaaaattttttttttttttaagtcgctgttagtaatagcaacttactccaaggctaggtttggatgtacggatgcttattttgcaaattaaattttcacgaaacttatttttggaattaaattgttaaaacatcttattttattcaaattttcgcaTTCAAGCATGTTGTAAGATGTCAAGGTTTCAAATCTTCTTCAGCTACAAatttaatttgtcaatttttgtttttgaactAGTGTTTTTGTAACTGTTAATATTTATTAGCGGGATAgtactctatttaaaattacAGCATTAGTGATATTTTATGCTACCCCTCCTCAATATTCGAAATATGATGTATAATTGAAAAGGAAtagtaaaaggaaaaattattaggaataatataatgttttgcttattttcctgtaataataccaacttttgattaactataaattaTACTAACTTATGGAGTATTTCCCGATAATATCCCTAACATGCTAAAAATCAaaactataggagattatatgacaaaaaaattgttaaattagttaataaactaaagttggtattattctaggaaaaaaatCCTAAGGTGGTATTATTCttggttaattaaaagttagtaTAATTGTAGGGAAATTGttgaaaggttgtattattcacggtaatttttccataGGGTTCATTTGAAGAAATGATGGTGGTAGATCCAATGAGGATGGAAGAGAGGTAAGAGACAGCAATATGCATGACAGGCTGCCCGAGTCTTGCAAATTTTGTCAAAGATGATACGGTTTTCGGATGTGAGTAACTTCGAGTTTTTCAAGTTAGTTTCTGGATCTAGTTTTTgtttatagttttaaattttatctaagttttgaaaaaaaatcaattttaggaGTTTTTGGAATTCCTTGATGGAAGTGCTTTTATGGTGAAACTCCACGATCCTCAATAGCTGTACATAATACAAACACATTCAAAATGCCACACTCCAGGTATTGGGTATCACTTCATGACACATATAAATCAAACACAAACTATCCTGGAAATTACTTGGGTGATACGTTGATCCTGGTATCAGGGCAACCCAAACAATCCAGTCCAAAAACACCCTCTTTTGTTTCAACTTTTATCATTGCCTTCCCTTTCATGTCTTATCCACATTTCtccattattaaaaaaatggcTTATATTCTCAGAAAAGATTTACGTAAAGCAGTCATGGCTGAGGGTTCAGATATTGATGAGCTTGTGGATGTTGAtgaagtaattaattttttattataacatCTTTTTGTTAAAATGATTTTTGTTAAAGGCTTCGCCAAGAAATAATGTATTGAGAGCAGTATATAATCAACTTTTGAAGAGAAGAAAATGGGGGAAAATACAGAATTTGTACGGAGCCTTGAAACTTAACAAACTTTTCTCCCAATTTTGGTTCCTGGATACGGCATGTGGTCTCTCTACCATCTTTCTCCCGACAGTGCCACTTCTGAGCAGCTGAAGGAACACTTTCAGCGCCATGGAGAAATCACGAAGGTTGTGCTGCTACCTTCTAAAGATGGACAAGGGAAATTTGGATATATCCATTTTGGTGAAAGGTCTATTGAGCTGAAGTCTGTCAAAGGCACAGAAAAGTACGAGATTGATGGTAATGCATTAATAGACAGTCATGTTTATGTTGACTCTTGATTTGGGAGGGAGGACCATGTGAAGGTCCAAAATATTAGTTAGTTTATATCTTTGGCTCCCTATAGGTCTTCATAAATATTAGtcaaacaatattttcttacatatttttttatataaataactttttgtgtattttttaatCCTTCGCAAAtatagatattaagtgttaaaatAGTGTGTTGAGTTgcgtgaaaataaaaattgtaacaCCTACTTCTATTTAGATCAATCCTAaaggtgatttttttttttaccataattgaaaaagaaaatttgaaacaaataagcaaaaatatattaaaaaatcacTTTATAGACAATTTTTGAAACTATTTTCCAAGATAAGCAGCTCTTTTCCAGATTTGAGATTTAGGGGCTGTTCGCACTTAATAATAGCGAACAAAGGCAGCGGGTTCAAAAAAAGCAAATGGTTTGTTCGTtgtactaacagcgaacaaagctaAAACCTGGTCAAATAGAGGGATTTGCTATTTTTAGCTCGCatttgtttgctgttactaacaacgaacaaaaacgTAAGGTGAAAAACAGTCaaagtctttgttcgctgttagtaacagagaACAaactttttgactttttttgacctccAGTTTTTGTTctctattactaacagcgaacagccccaaaccaccGGAAAAAactgtttattttgaaaattattttgcaaagtttactattatatgaatttttttatattttttacttaCTTATTTCAAATTATCATTAAAAAACACTCTCGAAACTAAAAAATTATAGCAGCACTTTTTAGTTTCACGTATTTGTGAAATTtactttttcattaaaaaacaaACATAATACTCTATTAAAATTACGAACAAACATAATACTTGTCTAGTAGTCTTTATAAATTGATAGTGTAAAGATTCACAAAAAGATAAGATGCCAATGAAAGGATGAAGAAGtactttaaaattcaaatataactcAATATAAATTGTTATTTGAGACGATTTTACCGAGAATTGTACTACACACACATGGATTAAATAGCCCTTCTTgtacatattatgaaaatatagacGCTTTGTTTGAGGTTGTCTCATCGAGAGATAGTCTCTTACAATAGTAGCTTTTCACTCAATAAGGAGTACACTTGTTTAAGTCAAAAAATATGTTCAGTTTAGCAAAACCAAGGTGAATTGAGTAAAGACTTACGAGTATCATAGCTTAACCTTGTAGTTAAAGAAAAACTTACATGTAAGAAATTCTCCGACTTTACATTAGAATCGGGACTTATTTCTCTGAAAAGAACAATCTTATATAAAAGGAAAAGCTTCGACGAGTATCTACTTTATTTACATGATCTCACAAAACAtctaaaaagtgaaaaaaagataaaagaaactcacaaattcttgtatgagacgacTTCTCGGTGACATGGGTAAAATAAGCCCAGCTAATTACAAACTATTAGCATATGGGTTTCTTATTTTAAACTCGTTTCTCCAAAAGACAGTCTCTTACAAGAATAACTCAAACAAATTTCAATTATTCATCCCTAGTGAATGGTGATGCCTCTTTTTTTCACTAAATAAACAAGAATATAATAACAAACATGAACAAACAAGAACAAATATAAGAGTGTTAACAATGGAAGTCCTCACACTCAACAGGATGCTCCAACACAGCATCACAAGCCTTCTTACTCCTCTGAAACTTCTTCTCAGGCAAGCAATTCCGACGATCGTCGAATAAAACACCTTTAGATGAAAAATTCCCACAAATCCCACCTTCTTGACAAAAAAAGTTATAAGAAACTGTAAAATTAGCCAAATTAGGCAACACACAAATCCCATCAGAGATTTCACCAGTCATCATATTATGAGCAAAATTAAGGTGTTCTAAGTGTGGTAAACCTGCAATACTGTAAGGAATGGGACCCACCAAATGATTGAAACTAACATCTAATACTCTAAGTTTATAGAGGTATCCAAGTTCAACTGGTAAACAGCCAGTTAAACTTGTGTTGATGAGTAAAAGTTCTTCGATCGAGTTTTGGAAATGGGCAATAGTAGGAGGTAAACACCCACCAAATTTGTTATTAGCAAAGACAATAACAGATGCTGTAGACATACCCAAATTAGAAGGGATGACACTAGTGAACCTGTTATTGTTAAGGAAAATAGCATCAAGGGACTTATTGTTGAAAAGTTGAGATGGAACGGAGCCTTCAAACTCGTTATATCGAAGATCAAGGAATTTGAGTGAAGGCAATGAAAGGACTGCATCAGGAAAGGGACCCACGAAACGATTATTGCTTAGATCAAGTTCATACAAAAAGGTGAGGTTTGAAATAGTTTTCGGGATGATCCCACAGAATCGATTGCTGTTTAAATGAACAACAGCAAGGTCTTTCAGTAATCCGATTTCCTCAGGAAGGAAACCGGCTAAGTCTAGGTGATTCAGGTCAATGGAAGCTACAACAGTAGTGGAATTGTCATGGATTGAAGGTGCACAGAATACTCCTCTGTAGCTGCACACAGAGGATCCAACCCAATTCGATGTGAAGTTTGTGGGGTCTGAGTAGATCACTCTTTTCCACGCTTGTAACGCTATGTATGCCTCATTCAGACTCTCGTTACCATCTGAAGACTGCGTGTCTGATTTGCGACTCTCAGTCTCGTTTTTTGTTTCGAATTTGTGTACGATTGAAAGAAGATAAAGAACAACAACCAAAGTAGTATGCGTCCTTGAACTAAACCAAATCATCTTTTCGACtgtgtttctttttgtttgtttgtttgttctGCTTTTGTAAGGGAATCAATTAACCTTCGTTTTCATACCGATGCTCTTGAGTCGTCTGTTAAATCATTGCAGTATACATTGGTGCCTAGCAGTTGGTGTACCAGTTATGTTAAGGTAGTTGAAGAACAACATCTTTAAAGATATTATTGTTCAGAACATGATGGCTACCAAACAGGACTGTTTTTCTTTTTCGGGTTTTTAGGATAAGGAACAAAAAGATAAATTGTGTGGGATACTGGGTTGATGACTATGACTAATAGGAAGATAAATGATTGAAAAGGATTTACCTCCTTACTCATGGAAGTGGAACTAGAGAGTGACTACAACTTGTTTATCCAACACTAGATCAAAAGTAGCACTATGAAGTCTCTTCAAATTTAAGGAATAGGAATTGTTGTTTTGAAAGTCTTGGGATTAAAGGTATGGGTCTGTATTGGTCATGACTCGAGTCATGTGATAAAAACCATATTGATATTAAACTGCATGGCATATAACATAGAAAAGTGGCTGTCGAGTTGAACTAGAGGGTAACAACAACTTATTCTCCCAACACTAAATAAAAAGCAGCACTATCAAGTTTCTTCAAGTTTAATTAATAGGAATTGTTGGTTTGAAAGTCTTGGGATTTTAAGTATGGGTCTGTCTAGGTCATGACTCGAGTCatttaataaaaatcataatcatattgaATTGCGTAACGTATAACAAAGAAAAATGACATTCGAGTTGAACTAAAGAGTGATAACAATAACTTGATCTTCTAATACTAGATCAAAAGGAGCACTATCAAGTTCCTTCAAATTTAAGTAATAGaaattgttgttttgaaagTTTTGGATATTAGGTATGGGCCTGGCTGGTAATGACTGAAGTCATTTGATAAAAACTGTATTAATACTGAACTGtgtaatatataacatagaaaAATGACTGTTGAGTTGATTTTATACCCATGTAGAGACGAGTGTTCTGGATTTGCTCTTTTGTGAAAAGTAAAGTTGAAAGTTAGTTATTTGAAAGATAGAAATAGATCATGATAATATTTGCGATATTTCATTAATGGAATAGGAAATATATTCAGTTACAAGGAAAACATATTTAGAAAAAGAATAAGATGAAAAGTTTACATCATAAGAATCATTCTTTTTTCAAACATTGATGTGAAATGAGGCCTAGTTTGTGGACTTTCAAGTTGACCGGGAGTCGCTCAAATATCAGTTGAAGTGCATAACCCAATCTCACTAAATGCTTTAGAATGACACGAAACTGGAAATGACTCGATTTGACTTATATCCAATCTGAAATTGACATATTTAAACTTAAACTGGTCAAATTAATCGAACCCAAGATGACCCTTATTGTATTGCTTCTTAAGTAATGAAATGTTTTTGAACTTTACTTTCACTTAATCCATTGTTGATTCAGAATTATTATATACATTTTATGAGTTGATCATATTAAATTCAAATCCGACCTAAAATTACGCAAGGAAAAAAAGACCAAAAGTAATCCAAAAAACTAATAATCAAAATCTAACCCAAACACGACCAAATTGACTCATTTTAGGTCTAATTTTGAACAAAACATCACTtacaaaatgaaataaattttagttCCATGACCTTGAATGATGATCATGAGGATAACATTTACAagtttcaaaaaatattaatttatataatgaatatttaaattcattttataaaCCTTTAAATGTAGTTACAGAAACAAGGGACAATCACAGGGACGAAGTAATATGTCATTTATTAAATACTATAGAACAAACGGAATATAAAAAAccattatatttttgttaacaaggcaatataaaaacatatttaagGGACGAACTGAGTATGAGAAAAATGTCAGAAACGAATTACTCGTGATTAGCAAACAAAATAGAATTAAACATATGGTATTGCCAAAACACATGATCAATAAGAGTTCACACTCCACACTAACTACAAACAAGGACCAAGTAATCATTTATTTCACTTCCATTAAATAGTTCCATGGCCAAAACATGCCATCCAAAACGAAAACACAAGCATGAATTTGAGCACAAAGAACGACACTTCCATAGACCGAGAAATTTGATAATACATGAAGGTTCTATCACGGTTATTTTAAAGATAATATGGATAACAACCAACACTAGTTTTGTTCTTCAAATTCTTTTTTGTCGTCATCATCAAGGCCTTAGCCACCACCACCGGAACCATATTTCTTGCCCAAGAGAATTAGCTGTAGCTTGTCATAACCAGCAAGAACACCGGCACCAGCAACAGCACGCAATATGTTTGCGCCAGCACCCTTGAAGAGTGATTTTGATCCTTCTTTTTTGATGATCTGATTAAAAGCATCAAGAGAACTCTTGTATTTAACTGCTTCTCCGGAGGTCATCATCATTCTTCTACGCACGGTGTCTATAGGGTAGGAAGCTAACCCAGCACCAATTGTGATACCCCAACCCAACAAGAAACTAGCCAAGAAGCTATCCTACAAGCATCAATGGAACGGATTTTAGCTTAACATTGTCAAAGTTTGAAGGGGCAAAGCCAACAATTGAccgaaaatgattaaaaaaaaaaaaaaaaaaaaaaaaaaaaaaaaaaagcagttCAATTAAAACTATTAAGATGGTAAAAACAAGGTTGGAAGAGCAATTATCCCTACATTCAACCATTCCAGCAAAAACAAGAAGCACTACGGAGAAATACTTGAGTACCATTCATAAAGAGCCAACATTGTTACCTGTAATTCACCGATCAACACCACAGGTTTGAGTGAGTCGTACATTCCAAAGTAAAGTCCACGATACACAATAATTCCGACACAGGAGATGCTGAAGCCACGGTAAAGCCCAGCTATACCGTCTGATTGCAGAGTTTTCTTGTAAACATCAACCAAACCATTGAATTGCCTCTCGCCACCCTTCTTGGCAGCCTTAGAATCATTA
Protein-coding sequences here:
- the LOC130806160 gene encoding leucine-rich repeat extensin-like protein 4; translation: MIWFSSRTHTTLVVVLYLLSIVHKFETKNETESRKSDTQSSDGNESLNEAYIALQAWKRVIYSDPTNFTSNWVGSSVCSYRGVFCAPSIHDNSTTVVASIDLNHLDLAGFLPEEIGLLKDLAVVHLNSNRFCGIIPKTISNLTFLYELDLSNNRFVGPFPDAVLSLPSLKFLDLRYNEFEGSVPSQLFNNKSLDAIFLNNNRFTSVIPSNLGMSTASVIVFANNKFGGCLPPTIAHFQNSIEELLLINTSLTGCLPVELGYLYKLRVLDVSFNHLVGPIPYSIAGLPHLEHLNFAHNMMTGEISDGICVLPNLANFTVSYNFFCQEGGICGNFSSKGVLFDDRRNCLPEKKFQRSKKACDAVLEHPVECEDFHC